A part of Corvus cornix cornix isolate S_Up_H32 chromosome Z, ASM73873v5, whole genome shotgun sequence genomic DNA contains:
- the CD274 gene encoding programmed cell death 1 ligand 1 isoform X1, with amino-acid sequence MPTFRFPSKRWTGVSGMSMGSVYTMGRPLVLYIFLFYWHFLNALFTVEAPQSLYTVEHGSNVTMECTFPVNGKLKFRDLSVSWEKKDELKQVYELVKGEEHFKNQHSDFRGRIKLLKENLNLGQSLLQITDVKLRDAGVYRCVIAYEGADYKTIHLKVKAPYRIINQGVGSTGHNEWKLTCQSEGYPEAKVIWQNRDYDDLTDKANTRYETGSDQLYRVTSTLTIKSGIDEVFYCIFWNKELQENTTGILHIAESADGILQTKSRRFVGTALIATAFVGSGLLFMFCIRKARANRGNRTPVASSSIANLSKDKDTHDCRDASFKDRELKYMQIEKT; translated from the exons ATGCCAACATTCAGATTTCCTTCAAAAAGGTGGACAGGGGTTTCAGGCATGAGTATGG gTTCTGTATACACCATGGGAAGACCTTTGgttttgtatatatttttattctactGGCATTTCCTAAATG ctttattcACTGTTGAAGCTCCTCAGTCACTCTACACTGTGGAGCATGGGAGCAATGTGACCATGGAATGCACATTTCCAGTGaatgggaaattaaaatttagagATTTAAGTgtcagctgggaaaagaaagatgagtTGAAGCAGGTTTATGAACTTGTCAAAGGAGAGGAACACTTCAAAAATCAGCACAGTGACTTTAGGGGAAGAATAAAATTGTTGAAAGAGAATCTGAACTTGGGACAGTCTCTCCTTCAGATCACTGATGTGAAGCTCAGAGATGCAGGGGTTTACCGCTGTGTTATTGCCTATGAGGGAGCTGACTACAAGACAATTCATCTAAAAGTAAAGG CTCCTTACAGAATTATAAACCAAGGAGTGGGGAGCACAGGACACAACGAATGGAAGCTGACGTGTCAGTCAGAAGGATACCCAGAAGCTAAAGTGATATGGCAAAACAGAGACTATGATGATTTGACCGATAAGGCAAACACAAGATATGAAACTGGAAGTGACCAATTGTACCGTGTGACAAGTACCCTTACAATCAAAAGTGGAATTGATGAAGTTTTTTACTGTATATTCTGGAATAAAGAGCTGCAAGAAAATACAACTGGCATTTTACACATAGCAG aGTCAGCCGATGGCATTCTCCAGACTAAGAGCAGACGCTTTGTTGGAACTGCTCTTATTGCTACTGCTTTTGTTGGATCAGGGCTACTATTTATGTTCTGCATAAGAAAAG ctagAGCAAATAGGGGCAACAGAACACCTGTGGCAAGTTCATCAATAGCAA ACCTGTCAAAAGATAAGGATACACATGACTGCAGAGATGCTTCTTTCAAAGACAGAGAGTTGAAAT ATATGCAAATTGAGAAGACCTAG
- the CD274 gene encoding programmed cell death 1 ligand 1 isoform X3 — MPTFRFPSKRWTGVSGMSMGSVYTMGRPLVLYIFLFYWHFLNALFTVEAPQSLYTVEHGSNVTMECTFPVNGKLKFRDLSVSWEKKDELKQVYELVKGEEHFKNQHSDFRGRIKLLKENLNLGQSLLQITDVKLRDAGVYRCVIAYEGADYKTIHLKVKAPYRIINQGVGSTGHNEWKLTCQSEGYPEAKVIWQNRDYDDLTDKANTRYETGSDQLYRVTSTLTIKSGIDEVFYCIFWNKELQENTTGILHIAARANRGNRTPVASSSIANLSKDKDTHDCRDASFKDRELKYMQIEKT; from the exons ATGCCAACATTCAGATTTCCTTCAAAAAGGTGGACAGGGGTTTCAGGCATGAGTATGG gTTCTGTATACACCATGGGAAGACCTTTGgttttgtatatatttttattctactGGCATTTCCTAAATG ctttattcACTGTTGAAGCTCCTCAGTCACTCTACACTGTGGAGCATGGGAGCAATGTGACCATGGAATGCACATTTCCAGTGaatgggaaattaaaatttagagATTTAAGTgtcagctgggaaaagaaagatgagtTGAAGCAGGTTTATGAACTTGTCAAAGGAGAGGAACACTTCAAAAATCAGCACAGTGACTTTAGGGGAAGAATAAAATTGTTGAAAGAGAATCTGAACTTGGGACAGTCTCTCCTTCAGATCACTGATGTGAAGCTCAGAGATGCAGGGGTTTACCGCTGTGTTATTGCCTATGAGGGAGCTGACTACAAGACAATTCATCTAAAAGTAAAGG CTCCTTACAGAATTATAAACCAAGGAGTGGGGAGCACAGGACACAACGAATGGAAGCTGACGTGTCAGTCAGAAGGATACCCAGAAGCTAAAGTGATATGGCAAAACAGAGACTATGATGATTTGACCGATAAGGCAAACACAAGATATGAAACTGGAAGTGACCAATTGTACCGTGTGACAAGTACCCTTACAATCAAAAGTGGAATTGATGAAGTTTTTTACTGTATATTCTGGAATAAAGAGCTGCAAGAAAATACAACTGGCATTTTACACATAGCAG ctagAGCAAATAGGGGCAACAGAACACCTGTGGCAAGTTCATCAATAGCAA ACCTGTCAAAAGATAAGGATACACATGACTGCAGAGATGCTTCTTTCAAAGACAGAGAGTTGAAAT ATATGCAAATTGAGAAGACCTAG
- the CD274 gene encoding programmed cell death 1 ligand 1 isoform X2, with protein MGRPLVLYIFLFYWHFLNALFTVEAPQSLYTVEHGSNVTMECTFPVNGKLKFRDLSVSWEKKDELKQVYELVKGEEHFKNQHSDFRGRIKLLKENLNLGQSLLQITDVKLRDAGVYRCVIAYEGADYKTIHLKVKAPYRIINQGVGSTGHNEWKLTCQSEGYPEAKVIWQNRDYDDLTDKANTRYETGSDQLYRVTSTLTIKSGIDEVFYCIFWNKELQENTTGILHIAESADGILQTKSRRFVGTALIATAFVGSGLLFMFCIRKARANRGNRTPVASSSIANLSKDKDTHDCRDASFKDRELKYMQIEKT; from the exons ATGGGAAGACCTTTGgttttgtatatatttttattctactGGCATTTCCTAAATG ctttattcACTGTTGAAGCTCCTCAGTCACTCTACACTGTGGAGCATGGGAGCAATGTGACCATGGAATGCACATTTCCAGTGaatgggaaattaaaatttagagATTTAAGTgtcagctgggaaaagaaagatgagtTGAAGCAGGTTTATGAACTTGTCAAAGGAGAGGAACACTTCAAAAATCAGCACAGTGACTTTAGGGGAAGAATAAAATTGTTGAAAGAGAATCTGAACTTGGGACAGTCTCTCCTTCAGATCACTGATGTGAAGCTCAGAGATGCAGGGGTTTACCGCTGTGTTATTGCCTATGAGGGAGCTGACTACAAGACAATTCATCTAAAAGTAAAGG CTCCTTACAGAATTATAAACCAAGGAGTGGGGAGCACAGGACACAACGAATGGAAGCTGACGTGTCAGTCAGAAGGATACCCAGAAGCTAAAGTGATATGGCAAAACAGAGACTATGATGATTTGACCGATAAGGCAAACACAAGATATGAAACTGGAAGTGACCAATTGTACCGTGTGACAAGTACCCTTACAATCAAAAGTGGAATTGATGAAGTTTTTTACTGTATATTCTGGAATAAAGAGCTGCAAGAAAATACAACTGGCATTTTACACATAGCAG aGTCAGCCGATGGCATTCTCCAGACTAAGAGCAGACGCTTTGTTGGAACTGCTCTTATTGCTACTGCTTTTGTTGGATCAGGGCTACTATTTATGTTCTGCATAAGAAAAG ctagAGCAAATAGGGGCAACAGAACACCTGTGGCAAGTTCATCAATAGCAA ACCTGTCAAAAGATAAGGATACACATGACTGCAGAGATGCTTCTTTCAAAGACAGAGAGTTGAAAT ATATGCAAATTGAGAAGACCTAG